One Phaseolus vulgaris cultivar G19833 chromosome 4, P. vulgaris v2.0, whole genome shotgun sequence DNA window includes the following coding sequences:
- the LOC137837840 gene encoding disease resistance protein Roq1-like, which produces MTTPSSHGFTYDVFLSFRGEDTRYAFTANLFKALSDKGIHTFFDDDKLESGEEITTTLVKAIEESRIAIVVLSPNYASSSFCLDELATILHCKTKGLFVIPVFYKVDPSHVRHQKGSYGEALAEHQKRFKDKKEKLQKWKVALRQVADLSGYHFKDGDEYQHNFIGRIVERVSRVINRAPLHVADHPVGLLSQVQEVKKLLDVGSNDVVHMIGIHGMGGIGKTTIALETYNLIANDFDGSCFLQNVREESNKHGLKHLQTLILSEILGEKNINLASVQRGISVIQQRLCRKKVLLILDDVDNRKQLQAFAGRSDWFGPGSRIIITTRDEQLLKSHEVGRTYEVEELNENDSLQLLIWNAFKRESFHPSFEDVLKRVATYASGLPLALEVIGSNLVRKSVEEWESAIEHYKRIPNGEILEILKVSFDALGEEEKSVFLDIACCFKGSNLTEVEHILGVLYDNNMKHHVGVLVEKSLIKVWPRRRIEMHDLIEDMGRQIDQQESPKELGKCRRLWLPKDIIHVLKHNTGTSRIEIICLDLSISEKEETLEWNANAFKRMKNLKILIIRNGKFSKGPNYFPESLSVLEWHGYPSNCLPSNFLPNKLVICKLTDSNFASFGFHGSLKKFENLTVLNFDQCKFLTQIPDMFGLPNLEEVSFKKCESLVAVHDSIGFMTKLKILNAEGCRKLMSFPPLNLPTLESLKLSYCSNLKKFPEILGKMGNVKVLRLDDLPIIELPVSFQNLIRLTHLSMSCEIVHLPSNIIMMRELLVFEVINCKEWRWVKSEEGEDNIGSMVSSKVDWFFASSCNFGDHLFSAGFIQLAQVHILYLRENNFKFLPECIKEFHNLESIDVSHCKHLQEIRGIPPKLKHFTAVNCISLSSSSSSMLLNKQLHEAGKTEFWFPGTSIPEWFDQQSSGPSSSFWFRNKFPAKVLSLFIAPMCDESRVIKPMVFIDGKVHESIFFYSKELKKKFELDHTFLLDLQAPHVCGNFSKLPLAKEWKHVEVTYEGVIETSIIKATGIHVFKEENNIMEDIRFDDPYSNKNVDKYLNVFQSQNHSLLQSIGLFTTYKFFLGFFLFVFLFFFIY; this is translated from the exons ATGACAACTCCAAGTTCACATGGATTCACCTATGATGTGTTCCTGAGCTTTAGAGGGGAAGACACACGTTATGCTTTCACTGCCAATCTCTTCAAAGCTCTTTCTGACAAGGGAATTCACACTTTCTTTGATGATGACAAACTTGAAAGCGGAGAAGAAATAACAACAACACTTGTGAAGGCAATTGAAGAGTCTAGGATTGCCATAGTTGTGCTCTCTCCCAACTATGCTTCTTCCTCCTTTTGCTTGGATGAACTCGCTACCATCCTTCACTGCAAGACTAAAGGGTTGTTTGTTATACCCGTGTTTTATAAGGTGGATCCTTCTCATGTAAGACATCAGAAAGGTAGCTATGGAGAAGCATTGGCTGAGCAtcaaaagaggttcaaagataAGAAGGAGAAGCTGCAGAAATGGAAGGTGGCTCTGCGTCAAGTTGCTGACTTATCTGGCTATCATTTTAAAGATGG AGATGAATACCAACACAACTTTATTGGGAGAATTGTTGAACGGGTTTCTAGGGTGATTAATCGTGCTCCTTTACATGTTGCGGATCACCCAGTTGGTCTACTGTCACAAGTGCAAGAGGTGAAGAAACTTTTGGATGTTGGATCTAATGATGTTGTCCACATGATAGGGATCCATGGAATGGGAGGGATAGGAAAAACTACAATTGCTCTAGAAACATATAATTTGATTGCTAATGATTTTGATGGCTcgtgttttcttcaaaatgttAGAGAAGAATCAAATAAACATGGGTTAAAACACCTCCAGACCCTCATTCTTTCCGAAATACTTGGAGAGAAGAACATCAACTTAGCAAGTGTGCAACGAGGAATTTCAGTGATACAACAAAGGCTCTGTAGGAAGAAAGTTCTCTTGATTCTAGATGATGTTGACAACCGAAAGCAGTTACAAGCATTTGCTGGAAGATCCGATTGGTTTGGTCCCGGGAGCAGAATTATCATTACCACTCGGGACGAACAACTACTAAAATCTCATGAGGTTGGAAGAACTTATGAGGTGGAGGAATTGAACGAGAATGATTCTCTTCAATTGCTTATATGGAatgctttcaaaagggaaagtTTTCATCCAAGTTTCGAGGATGTCTTGAAACGTGTAGCAACTTATGCTTCTGGTCTCCCATTGGCTTTAGAAGTAATAGGTTCCAACTTGGTTAGAAAAAGTGTGGAGGAATGGGAGTCTGCTATTGAACAttacaaaagaattcctaatgGTGAAATCCTAGAGATACTTAAAGTAAGCTTTGATGCTTTGggggaagaagaaaaaagtgtttttcttgACATTGCTTGTTGCTTCAAAGGAAGTAATCTCACAGAAGTTGAACATATACTTGGTGTTCTTTATGATAACAACATGAAACATCATGTTGGGGTGTTGGTAGAAAAATCTCTCATAAAGGTTTGGCCTAGAAGGCGTATTGAAATGCACGACTTGATTGAGGACATGGGTAGGCAAATTGACCAGCAAGAGTCACCCAAAGAGCTAGGGAAATGCAGGAGATTATGGTTACCTAAAGATATCATTCATGTTTTAAAACACAACACA GGAACTAGCAGAATTGAAATCATATGTCTTGATTTGTCTATAAGTGAGAAAGAAGAAACACTAGAATGGAATGCAAACGCCTTCAAAAGAATGAAAAACCTTAAAATACTTATCATTAGAAATGGTAAATTTTCCAAAGGTCCCAATTATTTTCCAGAAAGTTTGAGTGTTCTGGAATGGCATGGATACCCTTCAAATTGTTTACCATCAAATTTTCTTCCAAATAAACTTGTCATTTGCAAGTTAACTGACAGCAACTTTGCGTCATTTGGATTCCATGGCTCGTTGAAG AAGTTCGAGAATCTAACTGTCTTGAATTTTGACCAGTGCAAATTTTTAACACAGATACCTGATATGTTTGGTCTCCCAAATTTGGAGGAAGTTTCGTTTAAAAAGTGTGAGAGTTTAGTTGCAGTTCACGACTCAATTGGTTTTATGACTAAACTGAAAATATTAAATGCGGAAGGTTGCAGGAAGCTTATGAGTTTTCCACCTCTCAACTTGCCCACTCTTGAAAGTCTAAAACTTTCATATTGTTCGAATCTAAAGAAATTTCCAGAAATACTAGGAAAGATGGGAAACGTAAAGGTACTTCGATTGGATGATCTTCCCATAATAGAATTGCCAGTTTCGTTTCAGAATCTTATTCGACTCACACACTTATCCATGTCATGTGAAATTGTTCACTTACCAAGTAACATTATCATGATGCGTGAGTTGTTGGTTTTTGAAGTTATTAATTGCAAGGAGTGGCGATGGGTAAAATCCGAAGAGGGTGAAGATAACATAGGCTCAATGGTTTCTTCAAAGGTAGATTGGTTTTTCGCCTCGTCTTGCAACTTTGGTGATCACTTATTCTCAGCAGGTTTCATTCAGTTGGCACAAGTGCATATTTTATATCTAAGggaaaataatttcaaattccTTCCTGAATGCATCAAAGAATTTCACAACCTCGAATCTATTGATGTGAGTCATTGCAAGCATCTTCAGGAAATTAGAGGGATTCCACCAAAATTAAAGCATTTCACGGCAGTAAACTGTATATCCTTGAGTTCCTCGAGCTCAAGCATGTTGTTGAATaag CAACTTCACGAGGctggaaaaactgaattctggtTTCCAGGAACAAGTATTCCAGAGTGGTTTGATCAACAAAGCAGTGGACCTTCAAGTTCTTTCTGGTTTCGTAATAAGTTTCCTGCCAAAgttctttctctttttattgCACCTATGTGTGATGAGTCACGTGTCATTAAACCTATGGTGTTCATTGATGGCAAAGTTCATGAATCAATATTCTTTTATtccaaggaactaaagaagaaGTTTGAATTGGATCACACATTCCTCTTAGATCTACAAGCGCCACATGTTTGTGGTAATTTTTCTAAATTACCTTTAGCAAAGGAATGGAAGCATGTGGAGGTTACATATGAAGGTGTGATAGAGACCTCAATTATTAAAGCAACAGGAATCCATGTATTCAAAGAGGAAAACAACATCATGGAGGACATTCGGTTTGATGATCCTTATAGTAACAAGAATGTAGACAAATATCTAAATGTTTTTCAATCACAAAACCATTCCTTGTTACAAAGCATAGGTTTGTTCACCACCTACAAATTTTTTCtaggtttttttctttttgttttcttgtttttttttatttactag
- the LOC137838890 gene encoding disease resistance protein Roq1-like: protein MATPSSHGFTYDVFLSFRGKDTRYAFTANLFKALDDKGIHSFFDDDKLESGEEITATLVKAIEESRIAIVVLSPNYASSSFCLDEIATILHCKTKGLLVIPVFYNVDPSHVRHQKGSYEEALAKHQKRFKAKKEKLQKWKLALRQVADLSGYHFLDGDGYEYKFIGNIVDSVCDKINPRRLHVADYPVGLGPQVLQLRKLLNVESGDGFHMIAIHGMGGIGKTTLALAVYNFIAVCFDGSCFLQNVREKSNKHGLEHLQSILLSKILGEKDINLASEHEGISVIQQRLRKKKVLFILDDVDNRKQLQAFAGRSDWFGPGSRVIITTRDKQLLKSHEVERTYEVEELDEDDSLQLLIWNAFKSENFDPSYEDVLERVATYASGLPLALEVIGSNLVGKSVEEWESAIEHYKRIPNGEILEILKVSFDALGEEEKSVFLDIACCFKGSNQPEVEHILGALYDNNMKHHIGVLVEKSLIKVNVWRRVVEMHDLIEDMGRQIDRQESTKELGERRRLWLPKDIIHVLKHNTGTSKIEIICLDLSISEKEETIEWNANAFERMKNLKILIIRNGKFSKGPNYFLESLSVLEWHGYPANCLPSNFLPNKLNICKLTNSNLTSFGKFKECFPHIKFENLTVLNFDHCKFLTHILDMSDLPNLEEVSFKECESLVAVHDSIGFLTKLKILNAEGCSKLMSFPPLNLPSLERLELSYCSNLEKFPEILGKMGNIRVLRLEELPIKELPVSFQNLFRLLELSLSCEIVHLPSSIVMMPELWNIRVRNCKEWRWVKSEEGEDNICSMVVHFWAESCNLDDLFFSAGSMQLAHMSVLSLKGNNFKFLPECIKEFHNLFSLDVSHCKRLQEIRGIPPKLKHFYAAECISLSSSSSSMLLNKKLHEAGDTALLFPGTSVPEWFDLERSLSTLSGAKFPAKVLNFVIHFEGKEKYHVIRPELYIDGERQYSGLYCVNEEGKREFDQTFLFDQKGLREDGNLFIFGSRIYKFKEWKHVEVTYEGVTKTFVKARGIHVIKEENNIMEDIRFDDPYSNKKVEKDLNASQSQNHSLLQSIASTPTHLGYEWDISIY from the exons ATGGCAACTCCAAGTTCCCATGGATTCACCTATGATGTGTTCCTCAGCTTTAGAGGGAAAGACACGCGTTATGCTTTCACTGCCAATCTCTTCAAAGCTCTTGATGACAAGGGAATTCACAGTTTCTTTGATGATGACAAACTTGAAAGCGGAGAAGAAATAACAGCAACACTTGTGAAGGCAATTGAAGAGTCTAGGATTGCCATAGTTGTCCTCTCTCCCAACTATGCTTCTTCCTCCTTTTGCTTGGATGAAATCGCTACCATCCTTCACTGCAAGACTAAAGGCCTCTTGGTTATACCCGTCTTTTATAACGTGGATCCTTCTCATGTAAGACACCAGAAAGGTAGCTATGAAGAAGCACTGGCTAAGCATCAAAAGAGGTTCAAAGCTAAGAAGGAGAAGCTGCAGAAATGGAAGCTGGCTCTGCGTCAAGTTGCTGACTTATCTGGCTATCACTTCCTAGACGG TGATGGATACGAATACAAGTTTATTGGGAATATTGTGGACTCGGTGTGCGACAAGATTAATCCTCGTCGTTTACATGTTGCGGATTACCCAGTTGGACTAGGGCCGCAAGTGCTACAACTAAGGAAGCTTCTGAATGTTGAATCTGGTGATGGATTCCACATGATAGCTATCCATGGAATGGGAGGGATCGGAAAAACAACACTCGCTCTAGCAGTTTATAATTTCATTGCTGTGTGTTTTGATGGttcttgttttcttcaaaacGTGAGAGAGAAATCAAACAAACATGGGCTAGAACACCTCCAAAGCATCCTTCTTTCAAAAATACTTGGAGAGAAGGACATCAACTTAGCAAGTGAGCATGAAGGAATTTCAGTGATACAACAAAGGCTCCGTAAGAAGAAAGTTCTCTTCATTCTAGATGATGTTGACAACCGAAAGCAGTTACAAGCATTTGCTGGAAGATCCGATTGGTTTGGTCCCGGCAGCAGAGTTATCATTACCACTCGGGACAAACAACTGCTAAAATCTCATGAGGTTGAACGAACTTATGAGGTGGAGGAATTGGACGAGGATGATTCTCTTCAATTGCTTATATGGAATGCATTCAAAAGTGAAAATTTTGATCCAAGTTACGAGGACGTCTTGGAACGTGTAGCAACTTATGCTTCTGGTCTACCGTTGGCTTTAGAAGTAATAGGTTCCAACTTGGTTGGAAAAAGTGTGGAGGAATGGGAGTCTGCTATTGAACAttacaaaagaattcctaatgGTGAAATCCTAGAGATACTTAAAGTAAGCTTTGATGCTTTGggggaagaagaaaaaagtgtttttcttgACATTGCTTGTTGCTTCAAAGGAAGTAATCAGCCAGAAGTTGAACATATACTTGGTGCTCTTTATGATAACAACATGAAACATCATATTGGGGTGTTAGTAGAAAAATCTCTCATAAAGGTTAATGTTTGGCGTAGAGTAGTTGAAATGCATGACTTGATTGAGGACATGGGTAGGCAAATTGACCGGCAAGAGTCAACCAAAGAGCTAGGGGAACGCAGGAGATTATGGTTACCTAAAGATATCATTCATGTTTTAAAACACAACACA GGAACTAGCAAAATTGAAATCATATGTTTGGATTTGTCTATAAGTGAGAAAGAAGAAACAATAGAATGGAATGCAAATGCCTTCGAAAGGATGAAAAACCTTAAAATACTTATTATTAGAAATGGCAAATTTTCGAAAGGTCCCAACTATTTTCTGGAAAGTTTGAGTGTACTGGAATGGCATGGATACCCTGCAAATTGTTTACCATCAAATTTTCTTCCAAATAAACTCAACATCTGCAAGTTAACTAACAGCAACTTGACGTCATTTGGTAAATTTAAAGAGTGTTTTCCTCATATT AAGTTCGAGAATCTAACTGTCTTGAATTTTGACCATTGCAAATTTTTAACTCACATACTTGATATGTCTGATCTCCCAAATTTAGAGGAAGTTTCATTCAAAGAGTGTGAGAGTTTAGTTGCAGTTCACGACTCAATTGGTTTTTTGACTAAACTGAAAATATTGAATGCGGAAGGTTGCAGTAAGCTTATGAGTTTTCCGCCTCTGAACTTGCCCAGTCTTGAAAGACTAGAACTTTCATATTGTTCGAATCTAGAGAAATTTCCAGAAATACTAGGAAAGATGGGAAACATAAGGGTACTTCGATTGGAAGAGCTTCCCATAAAAGAATTGCCAGTTtcatttcaaaacctttttcgaCTCTTAGAATTAAGCTTGTCATGTGAAATTGTTCACTTACCAAGTAGCATTGTCATGATGCCTGAGTTGTGGAATATTAGGGTTAGAAACTGCAAGGAGTGGCGATGGGTAAAATCAGAAGAGGGTGAAGATAACATATGCTCAATGGTAGTTCATTTTTGGGCCGAGTCTTGCAACCTGGATGATCTATTCTTCTCAGCAGGTTCCATGCAGTTGGCACATATGAGTGTTTTATCTCTAAAGGGAAATAATTTCAAATTCCTTCCTGAATGCATCAAAGAATTTCACAACCTCTTCAGTCTTGATGTGAGTCATTGCAAGCGTCTTCAGGAAATTAGAGGGATTCCACCAAAATTAAAGCATTTCTATGCAGCAGAGTGTATATCCTTGAGTTCCTCGAGCTCAAGCATGTTGTTGAATAAG AAATTGCACGAGGCTGGAGACACTGCATTGTTGTTTCCAGGAACAAGTGTTCCAGAGTGGTTTGATCTCGAAAGATCTTTAAGTACTTTGTCTGGTGCTAAGTTTCCTGCCAAAgttcttaattttgttattcATTTTGAGGGTAAAGAGAAGTATCATGTAATTAGACCTGAGTTGTATATTGATGGTGAAAGGCAATATTCAGGCTTATATTGTGTCAacgaagaggggaagcgtgaaTTTGATCAAACATTCCTTTTTGATCAAAAAGGGCTACGTGAGGATggtaatttgtttatatttggaTCAAGAATCTACAAGTTTAAGGAATGGAAGCATGTGGAGGTTACATATGAGGGTGTGACAAAGACCTTTGTTAAAGCAAGAGGAATCCATGTAATCAAAGAGGAAAACAACATCATGGAGGACATTCGGTTCGATGATCCTTATAGCAACAAGAAAGTAGAAAAAGATCTAAatgcttctcaatcacaaaaCCACTCCTTGTTACAAAGCATTG cTTCAACACCAACTCACCTAGGGTATGAGTGGGATATTTCcatatattaa
- the LOC137838891 gene encoding uncharacterized protein, with product MFRLHEARKTEFWFSGTSIPEWFDHQSSGPSSSFWFRNKFPSKVLSLLIAPVGDTDEFDFIRPMVFIDGKVQESKFFCFHKIERMFELDQTYLFDLQIVPVYGNLFELPLGNEWKHMEVTYEGVIKASIVKATGIHVFKEENNIMEDIWFDDYYSNKKIDKDLNGSQSQNHSLLQSIGLFTTCKFFLGFFLFVFLLLFFIVLLVWEPTHLGYE from the exons ATGTTT CGACTGCACGAGGCtcgaaaaactgaattctggttttcaggaacaagtaTTCCAGAGTGGTTTGATCACCAAAGTAGTGGACCTTCAAGTTCTTTCTGGTTTCGTAATAAGTTTCCTTCCAAAGTTCTTTCTCTTCTTATTGCACCTGTGGGTGATACAGATGAGTTTGATTTCATTAGACCTATGGTGTTCATTGATGGCAAAGTTCAAGAATCAAAATTCTTTTGTTTCCACAAAATAGAGAGGATGTTTGAATTGGATCAAACATACCTCTTTGATCTACAAATTGTACCTGTCTATGGTAATTTGTTTGAACTACCTTTAGGAAACGAATGGAAGCATATGGAGGTTACATATGAAGGTGTGATAAAGGCCTCAATTGTTAAAGCAACAGGAATCCATGTATTCAAAGAAGAAAACAACATCATGGAGGACATTTGGTTTGATGATTATTATAGCAACAAGAAAATAGACAAAGATCTAAATGGTTCTCAATCACAAAACCACTCCTTGTTACAAAGCATAGGTTTGTTCACCACATGCAAATTTTTCCtaggtttttttctttttgttttcttacttttattttttattgttttactaGTTTGGGAACCAACTCACCTAGGGTATGAGTga